A stretch of DNA from Agelaius phoeniceus isolate bAgePho1 chromosome 4, bAgePho1.hap1, whole genome shotgun sequence:
ctGCTCACAGACACAAACTGAGCAAGCCTAAGGCAatgttcccagcagcagatgcaATTCCTGaactcccttttccctggattCTGAGCCCTTGCAGGAaactcagctcagcccagagtCTGTTCTGCTTTCCCAGAGGGAAATACAGCCTGCtgggccccagctctggcaccacATTGCCcttgttcctgctgccctggaaaGGCACAGGCAAAGCCAGTCcctcagagcccatccctgggccccaggagagctggagctgctcccagatgccagggccctgcagggctgtgctgacacGAGCACAGGCtgacccctgtgcccagcaccaccCCTCACTCTGCTCCCACGGCTCCCAaatgctgccagccctgcccctgcccctgtgccagggccgtgcctgcccccagccccagcagaggctgtcacccagccctgcagcggctgccagccctggcagagctgggcatgcACTGAGAGCTCCCCAAGgaaggcccagagcagccctgggctgcacagacaaTGCCCAAGCtgccctcagggcacagccagcaccacagctccagcagccccagggaactctggcactgcctctgcacctctgcccttctccagcaggcacagctggggctgggccggCAGCAatggcattgccatggcagctcatgccagcagagaggaaaaggggagccctgtgtccctctgactCACCCCACAGCGTGGGCAggaccagagccctgctgctgaagcCTCTTGCCTTTGGCTGCTCCAACACCAAAGCTTTGGGCAAAGATGGGAGGAGTTGGATGATTTTTCCTGccctgaaagagaggagaaaagaaaattaagtccACTGTGGAAGTCCAAGGATCCCAGCTCTCctagctctgctctgctggctcactATGGGGTTTTACCCAGGAGAGGTGACACCAATTCAAACACAAACGTGTCCTTTGCCAGCACTTTTATTCCTGACTATTTCAGACAATGAAAGGATGCTCATTTTTCATCTTGCATTCTCTGCCTCATTTGAACAGAACCATTTTTATCCCAGAGCCCACGTGGTAGCCATTCCATCCTTTCCCATTGGACTTTGCACAAAGGAAGGGACACCCGGGATGCTGCATCACAAGAAATCCCAAAGAGAATCCCCTCCAAAACCTCCCAGGGAAaggttttttgcttttgggaCACAAGAAAGGCCTTGGGCCATTTGCATCCACATGGAAAGCCCACACTGAGCACTTGGTTTTAAAGATGTTGCACTTGAAGTTACAGCCACGGAATTGCTTTGGGATTTGGCATTTCCTGCACCCACACAAACACATTCAAGGAATTAAGTGCAGAGTCCTGAAGTTTGGTTATTCCAATGCTGTTTTGGTAGTGCCACTTGACACACCAAAATCCACAGCAACActtcaaaaaatgaaaagcaactttcacccccacagcccccttcctttccattttgcagttttgggCTCCTCTTAAGAACAGGTTAAagcaaagaagagaaaaggccaggacctgctcccagccagtgCCCCAGCCACCTGTTTGCCAGAGATTCTCCTTACAGCTGATGGCTTTTCTAAgaaagctccagctcagccttatCACAATGCCCTGGCAGCCCTCaccatgagccccaaaggccagggCACATCTGTGTGCTGCCTCAGGAAGCTCAGGGGCTCTCTGGGGGACAAAACCTGGTTTGGGCCCAGAGCtgactctgctccctgctggctgaactgtgcagctgtgggatgcagctgggtgctgcagggcagagtgtgtcaccctctgtgccagccaggctcCAAAGGCAGCCCTTGGTGCCccagcagcgctgctggaagcGCTGGCAGCGCTTGGCACAGATGGGATGgagccttcccacagctctgtgccctggcaccgaggctggcacagcagggaggctGATGGCAGCAGAACAAACCCAGCTGGCTTTCCATGGGCACTGATGGCACTGAGAGCcccaggccagagctgctccctgcccagcccaggagctcccagtgctgctgcagggcacggGCTCTGAGGgaaccctgcagctgggacaggaacgCAGCAGCGACAATTCCCAGGCACAAAGAGAtccccacctgctccagcaacTGAACctctggggctcagccccacgggctgtccctgctccaggcaggaggagccacACAGCCCCCGAGGCTGggctcaccccctgccctgccagcaggaaaCAAGGGCTTCATgaagctctggggacaccttcTGTCCCCAGAGGGCTCTGACACAACATCCAGCAGTGTGGATCTTTAATAAAGACAGCTCGGACCTATCCTTGCCACAGACTCGCCTTTGTTATTGCCTCACAGTctctgctttaaaatattttgctattACAAGTGTTTAAACAAGACTGACCGTGAGCCCTGCACCCTTGCCGTGCTCCAAGCCCGAAGGCAGAGCTGGATATCCTCACACTCATCcagcctgagggagctgctgcagcatttaaaacatttacaaaccacccctgccctgaggctgtgcagccctgggaggtgcctgggtgccagcccagcaTTAGAGATGGGACATCAGGAGAGCGAGCAGACAACGcccactgcagcctctgcactcTCGGCGCTGCAGCTGCACGATCCTCACTGCTCAGCGACTCTCAGCTCTGATTCCAGGACTCCCGCCAGGAAACTGAGGGCCCTTTCCAGATGCAAatccccacagagccactgctctcctctccacccaccctcctgctccagcttttACCCCTTTGGTAGCCACCACCCCAcccaggacacagaggaggCTCTCGGGTGCCAACTGAGACCCAAATCGAtccaggtgcctcaggaaataaatacaaactCGTCCCTTCTAGGCTAACAAAATGTCCTGGTGCCCAGTTCCTGTTTCCTAAGGCAAAACCCACGGATCAGGGGAAAATGGCAAgtcccaaacccaaccaaacccggTTTGGCATCGGTTTCCATCAGGACCGTTCAGGTTTCCCAGtgcccctcagctgcagccacaggagcagcttctctctgggacccaggggggtgggcacagggacacccatcCCGCTGCTTCCCGGCaaacagagctcagcccagcccagaatgGAACAGAACAAATGCAGTTCTTGCCCTTGCCATTTATGTCTGAGCTCTGGCACGGTGTTATTGACCACAAAACTCCCGAGAGGGGACAGTCTGTAACTACTGCTCTTGATCAAGGATAATCTGTCACTTCGTGTATGCACTGCACAGCTTTCATAAACAGCACTGTAACAGACACTAGTTTAGACTGTAGCATAATAGAGACTGTGAAATGTTCAAATGCTGTTACATGTaaggaactcagaaaatggtgTCAGATAATGAGGTGATttcccacagctggggacaatcttatctgaaacacaagataacagaaacacaaaccagagcactgaaaaaaaggaaaaatttactGACCCTCGTTATCAAATAACgagtgaaaataaaacaggatgGCACCACAGATCTTTAATCCACATGATGGCACGAAGGTTCAAACCAAGCAAAAGAACATCTAAACTGAAAGGCCTGTTTGAATATGTATAAACTCTAATGAATATGCACACACCACTGCAATGGAACAGAATCTAGAGACCACGGTTTAAGGGAACCGGGTGCTCCTGGCAAACAGCCAAGCAGCCCAGCGCTGCCTTTTATCCCTTAACAAACGTGTAAAAATTCTAGAGAGTGAACTCTGTTTCTCACCCAATAAAACGCTGTTCCCGCAGCTGGGACGAGCCCCACCTTTATTCCACGGCACACGATCCCAGAGAGCCGCAAGGCCCGGGACAGAGCCGTGCCACCCGCAGCGGGTCCCACGCAGCAGCGCCCAAAGCAGCCCCGGCCCCCTGTGGGTGCCCccggccccggtgcccccggcccagctccctcccctccgGCCGCTCACCTGAGGGCACCGCCCGCTGCCTCCCGGCGCTGCTGCCGAGCCGAGGGCATTGTCCCCGCTCCTGGCCCAAAGGCCGCGTTCTGCGCTGCAGGGCGCGCTCCGGGGGACGCGGGGgcgggcagggacagggtgagcCGGGCTGAGGCGGCTGTCCCAGCgctctgtcccctcccgggGCTCAGGCCGGGGAGCGGGGCCCTGCCAGCGGCCGCCATTGCAGCGCGGAGCAGAGTCAGGCAGGGTCGAagagccgagtgtggccgagtggagccgacaacagccgagtgtggccgacaacagccgagtgtggccgacaacagccgagtgtggccgacaacagccgagtgtggccgacaACAGCCGAGCGTACCCGAACGGCCGACTCTGGCCGGGATTGGCCGAATCGATCCGAGCTTAGCTGAGGTGAACTGAACGGAACGGGACGGAACCGCGTTCAGCCCAACCGAACTAGATAAGCCCAACCGAACTAGATAAACCGAACCAAACTAAACTAGATAAGCCGAACCGAACTAGATAAGCCGAACCAACGCGAGATCAGCCGAACCCACCTGAACATTACGGGGTCGGTCGAACCGAAAGGAGCTGCACATTTCATGGGAAGGTCCTCGCTGGACAAGTGACACAAATGGCACAGAGAGCATTCAAAGCAAACCAAGTGACAAAAAGCCACCTTCAGGTCAGAGAGAGGCTGAATCCCTGTAAGAAAATCCACTGAAACAGTAAGCTAAGTGATGGAAATTGAGGGCCACCACCTTCTGGTATGAAATGTTATCATATTATTCCAAAtagtcacaggaaaaaaaaaaagacattttaaatcCTAAGCTTATGAAGTGTAAGTGCAAATGAGATCAAATGTATAAATTCAGGTAAGATATAGACTGTAATCACTGTTTCTGTGGTTAATGGCTTCGTGTTCGAACCTGAGTGACCCCCCTCTCctctgtcacctgtgtgtcctTGCTGTGTTTCCTTGAGTGTCCCAGAATACCTTGGAAGAgactcttcccctgctcctgcctgtatTTGTCAGAAATGGTTCATTTAGACAGCACTCACGAAGAACCAGCCCCACAGGAGTCACCGCATCATTGCACTCACCCTGAAATCCCGGCCAGGGCTCCGCGTTCCGAGCACTCGCACGCAGCATTTGGGCTCTGGCCCCGggccccaaaatgcaggacACGGCCTCTGTGCTCGAGGGCTGGGCGAGCCTCGTTCTGCACCCCTGAAACACAGGGCTCAAGTCCCGGCTTCACAGCCCTGGGCCTGGCCAGCTGGGACTGGGTCCAAGTGCCAGCAGCGGAGGACTTTGTCCCTGAGCCCTCCTCACCTTCaccaccaccacaaaaaaaaaaaaaacacaaaaaccaaaacaaccaaccaaacaaaaacaaaccaacaaaacaaacccacaggACTTAAGACTCCGATTCTGAGACCAGAAAAATGCCCAATTTATTAGTCTCAGTTCACAGGGTCGTGAATTGACTGCGGACATCCCCACAGATGGTCACAGGGAATGGACCTCTCACACATTTGATTCTCTAGTGAGAACTGCTTCAGGCTAGCAGAAAACCCACCCGTGGCATTAGAAGGTAGGAAGCCTGCCCTGAAAggatgccatcaaatgcagcctgTCTGCAATACCGCGTTATCCCAGCACTGTGATATCCCATTATCCCCAGCCGGGTTTGTTGCGCCGCCTCCGGCTCACGGAGCGATGCCGCTCGTGGctccgggcgctgccgcggcgCGGGGAACAGCCCCGGATCCGCTCGGCCCGGGGGAACCGAAGGGGTGCCCGGtgcccgggccggagcgggcAGCAGCGGGTGACGATCCGGGCGCTCCTGCCCGGCTCCTGAGCTCAGgctgaggcagctcccagctgccgccgccgggaaggagcagctcgcCAAGGATGGCCGCGCTCCCGGGCCATGGCAGCTGCCCCGCCTCGCTCAGGGACAGCGTGAGCAACTGTGACAGACTGCACAGAGGAGCACTCGGAGGAGGAATTCATTCCCCCATCCAAATCAACTGAATTGACTTGGATAAGGACAGGAATTCCCTCTGGAGTGTCAGTGCTGCCCAGGCACTGACAGGGTGACTTGCACTGCCACCCCTGGCACCTCTGGTGCTCAGTGGGCACggctgaggggctgctgggccTCTCTGAGCTCGCTCCTTTGAAGGGAAATTTTGTGGCATTGCTGAGATGATGCCCTTCGCTATTGTCCATGTCTCTCTGTCCCAGAGaagcccctgctgctcccagggccccTCCCTGCCTATTGCtgtgagccagcagagcagaggcctCACTCCCCCTGCAGTTCCCGTGCCCTGCTGGGAAGTcacatcccagggctgggcagggagtgGCACGGGGCAATGACCTGCTCgggtgtccctgcagctccagcacagctctgctgccaggggagAGGAGCCCGGCCCCAGGTGGCTCTGACGCTGGTGGCATTCATTGTCACAGGACTCTGTGGGTGTCACCTCACCAGCAGAGGGACTCCATGGACCCCATCCAGCACTTTCAGAGCCTCTGCCTGAGGGCTTTTGGCACCGGGGGCACGGCTCTGACCGAGCTCCTCCTGAATGCTCTAGTACAGGAAGAATTCCAATGGATGCCTGGTTTGCTGGAGCATTACCTATCAAGTGGCCCAGTTAGGTTTTTCTGTGTACCAGTTTTAGATTGAACCTTTGTAGAGTTAGATTCATGTTTTGTACAGGGTCATGTGTCACATCactcctgagctgggctcagcttTGCACAGCCTCAAGTGCACGGCACTGCTGAGACCCAAGGCAATAATTTCTTTGGGGGCAGCCCAAAGCCCATTTAGAATTTCACCACTGGACACAGTGACCATAAGAGGTTTTTCCAACcaaaatgattctatgattccatatTCCCAAACTCTGAGAAGCCCAACCATCCATATTAATTTTACTATGCCAAACACTCCAGCCAAACCTGCAGTGCCACTGTGGACATACATGGAATAAACTG
This window harbors:
- the LOC129120371 gene encoding uncharacterized protein LOC129120371 — its product is MAAAGRAPLPGLSPGRGQSAGTAASARLTLSLPAPASPGARPAAQNAAFGPGAGTMPSARQQRREAAGGALRAGKIIQLLPSLPKALVLEQPKARGFSSRALVLPTLWAASREGRRGSLWDETAESEQRSSLGLEKGQGTNTVAPGHL